The following proteins are co-located in the Desulfurococcus amylolyticus Z-533 genome:
- a CDS encoding TATA-box-binding protein — MNTIPFKTSYRVENIVATVILEHDLDLELIETRIPSITYKPDQFPGLIFRLDKPRATALVFKSGKMVVTGTKSTQQLVEAVKKIIKTFVKNGVNVHGRPRVQIQNIVAGGDIHAYVNLEKAAYHLEDSMYEPEQFPGLIHRMRDPRVVLLIFSSGKMVITGAKEEVEVERAVNNIARQLYKAGCIVGPRLGEEE; from the coding sequence ATGAACACTATCCCTTTTAAAACCAGTTACCGTGTTGAAAACATTGTGGCAACAGTCATCCTTGAGCACGACCTCGACCTGGAGCTTATTGAGACAAGGATACCCAGCATCACTTATAAACCCGATCAATTCCCTGGGTTAATATTCCGTCTGGATAAACCTAGGGCTACAGCACTCGTGTTTAAATCAGGCAAGATGGTTGTAACAGGGACTAAGAGCACTCAGCAACTCGTTGAGGCAGTTAAGAAAATAATAAAGACGTTCGTGAAGAATGGTGTAAACGTCCATGGAAGGCCCCGTGTCCAGATACAGAATATAGTTGCAGGCGGTGATATACACGCATACGTGAACCTTGAGAAAGCAGCCTACCACCTTGAGGACAGTATGTACGAGCCCGAGCAATTCCCCGGGCTGATACATAGGATGAGGGATCCAAGGGTGGTTCTCCTAATATTCAGTAGTGGTAAAATGGTGATTACCGGTGCTAAGGAAGAGGTTGAGGTCGAGAGAGCTGTGAACAATATTGCTAGACAACTATATAAAGCTGGATGCATAGTGGGTCCCAGGCTAGGCGAGGAGGAATGA
- a CDS encoding glycoside hydrolase family 13 protein, with translation MEKVLAVVLFILLVLTPVLFIVESGSETLEIYAGKGPGLVVHDPIDPAYLSIADGYLIPRIKILKALDVASGVLIANGVEYPLKLQLETSSWRMYYATVPLDRSVNGLNYYFRLTLSNETLVYVYNTDTSRFYYFNGSMPFKQVEWVRDRVGYQIFPDRFYNGNPSNDLKANLTDELWINEVSKGTPIFTRWDGPVTSLHCCHQYFGGDLKGITEKLDYLKELGIGLIYLNPIFTSGSVHGYDVYDYYTVDPKFGTLDDLMMLLNEVHKRGIRVIFDFVPDHVGLGFWAFQDVYRNGPSSRYWSWFIIYKWPFKLGDSSAYKCWWGIGSLPQLNVLNKEVRQYLINVALYWLSIGFDGLRIDAPLDVIDSENFFRELREAVKSRYPDAYIVGEIWDYRPKWLRGEAFDSLMNYYLGRNILLSYAGGALNGYTASARLSEYYAGIGVNVAGMGFNIIGSHDTSRILTDLGGGGLRDTPSNESIKRLKLLSTLQYTQPGMPVVFQGDERGVTGRQSNYDEQRYPIQWDRLNQEVFEHYKKLGKLKNTIPALSTSIIHVLSTEGSILAYTRGYNDEVLVVANNALEPIAYKLPEGNWSILYVSSGENVEVYNGSITVPPLTAIILAKEQSSTTSNVTQPIFTQTTTPSNNTGFTKPSEELWRTLFPVFTAVTVLVFITMAVVLIKHVKPR, from the coding sequence ATGGAGAAGGTGCTAGCCGTAGTGTTATTCATATTGCTTGTCTTAACACCGGTGTTATTTATTGTTGAAAGCGGCTCTGAAACGCTGGAAATCTATGCTGGCAAGGGCCCGGGTCTAGTCGTACATGATCCCATAGACCCAGCATATCTTTCAATCGCGGATGGTTATTTAATCCCTAGGATTAAAATCCTTAAAGCCCTAGATGTTGCGTCGGGAGTGCTTATAGCTAACGGCGTCGAGTACCCTCTTAAACTCCAGCTGGAGACGAGTAGTTGGAGGATGTATTATGCCACCGTACCTTTGGATAGGAGTGTAAACGGGTTAAACTATTACTTCAGACTAACGCTCTCTAATGAAACACTCGTCTACGTGTATAACACGGATACAAGCAGGTTCTACTATTTCAACGGTTCAATGCCTTTCAAGCAGGTTGAATGGGTTAGAGATAGGGTGGGCTACCAGATATTCCCTGATAGATTCTATAATGGGAATCCAAGCAATGATCTAAAGGCTAATTTAACCGATGAACTATGGATAAACGAGGTATCCAAGGGTACACCAATTTTCACGAGATGGGATGGACCCGTTACCTCCCTTCATTGCTGTCACCAATACTTCGGAGGAGACTTAAAGGGGATCACCGAGAAACTCGACTACCTGAAGGAGCTCGGCATTGGATTAATATATTTAAACCCGATCTTCACCTCGGGTAGTGTGCACGGCTATGATGTATACGACTACTACACTGTGGATCCCAAGTTTGGAACGCTGGATGACTTGATGATGCTGTTGAATGAGGTGCATAAACGCGGTATAAGGGTCATATTCGACTTCGTACCTGATCACGTGGGGCTCGGCTTCTGGGCTTTCCAAGACGTTTACAGGAATGGACCCAGTAGCCGTTACTGGAGCTGGTTTATAATCTACAAGTGGCCCTTCAAGCTGGGGGATTCAAGTGCGTATAAGTGCTGGTGGGGCATAGGTAGTCTGCCACAACTGAATGTATTGAATAAAGAGGTAAGGCAGTACTTGATCAATGTGGCATTATACTGGCTGAGCATAGGCTTTGATGGCTTAAGGATTGACGCGCCGCTAGACGTGATTGACTCGGAAAACTTCTTCAGAGAGCTCCGTGAAGCCGTTAAGTCAAGGTATCCCGATGCATACATTGTCGGAGAGATATGGGATTATCGCCCCAAGTGGTTGAGGGGCGAAGCATTCGACTCCCTGATGAATTATTATCTAGGTAGGAACATATTGCTAAGCTATGCAGGGGGCGCTTTAAACGGTTACACAGCATCAGCTAGGTTATCCGAGTACTATGCCGGTATAGGTGTCAACGTGGCCGGAATGGGTTTCAACATCATTGGATCACATGATACATCAAGGATACTAACTGATCTAGGTGGTGGGGGATTAAGGGATACCCCAAGCAATGAATCCATAAAACGGTTAAAGCTACTCTCAACACTCCAATATACGCAGCCAGGCATGCCCGTGGTGTTCCAGGGTGATGAGAGAGGCGTGACCGGGAGGCAGAGCAACTATGATGAACAAAGATATCCTATTCAATGGGATAGATTGAACCAGGAGGTATTCGAACACTATAAGAAGCTCGGTAAGTTAAAGAACACCATTCCAGCTCTTTCAACAAGCATAATACACGTGTTAAGCACAGAGGGCAGTATACTCGCATATACAAGAGGCTATAATGACGAAGTACTCGTAGTGGCTAACAATGCCTTAGAACCTATAGCATACAAGTTACCCGAAGGTAACTGGTCAATACTCTACGTGAGTAGCGGGGAGAACGTAGAGGTGTATAATGGATCGATCACCGTGCCCCCGTTAACAGCTATAATATTGGCGAAGGAGCAGTCTTCAACAACTAGTAACGTGACCCAGCCTATTTTCACTCAGACAACGACCCCCTCAAATAACACTGGTTTCACCAAGCCTAGTGAGGAATTATGGAGAACCCTCTTCCCTGTATTCACGGCCGTAACCGTATTAGTGTTCATTACAATGGCTGTCGTTTTAATAAAGCACGTGAAACCACGGTGA
- a CDS encoding cation diffusion facilitator family transporter yields MPSSKEEAGYLEGCVSIIVNTLLFIIKLYTGILANSIAIIADAFHTLSDSITSAALIIGYKIAFKPPDEEHPFGHQRFESVTSIIIGTLLGVVGFEFIQRSISKLISRETLIFSWIAVILLTVSVIAKELLARWALGLATRFNAESIKADAWHHRSDAVATQIVLIGLFMSRLVWWIDGVLGLMVSGLIIYVAYDIIKRSSENILGRSPTPSEKSKLKELASRISGNIRDLHHVHLHEYGEHVEVTLHIRLPPDINLNEAHEIASKLEELIRKELKWEATIHVEPYKD; encoded by the coding sequence ATGCCGTCTAGCAAGGAGGAAGCCGGGTACCTTGAGGGCTGTGTGTCAATCATAGTGAACACCCTATTATTCATTATTAAACTATACACTGGCATCCTCGCTAACTCTATAGCTATAATAGCCGACGCATTCCACACTCTATCCGATAGCATCACATCGGCGGCGCTTATAATAGGCTATAAAATAGCCTTTAAGCCACCCGATGAGGAACACCCATTTGGCCATCAGAGGTTTGAATCAGTTACATCTATAATTATAGGTACACTGCTAGGCGTCGTAGGGTTCGAGTTTATTCAGAGAAGTATCTCTAAGCTGATTAGTAGGGAAACCTTGATCTTCTCCTGGATAGCTGTGATATTACTAACTGTTTCAGTGATAGCTAAGGAGTTGCTTGCCCGGTGGGCTCTTGGATTAGCAACTAGATTTAATGCTGAAAGCATTAAGGCTGATGCATGGCATCACCGCAGCGACGCGGTGGCGACGCAAATAGTTTTGATCGGGTTATTCATGAGTAGGCTTGTATGGTGGATTGATGGAGTGTTAGGCTTAATGGTATCGGGGCTGATAATCTATGTTGCATATGATATAATCAAGAGGTCATCAGAAAACATATTGGGTAGATCACCGACTCCAAGCGAGAAATCGAAGCTGAAGGAACTCGCCTCAAGGATCTCAGGCAATATAAGGGATCTACACCACGTCCACCTACATGAGTACGGTGAACATGTAGAGGTAACCCTACATATAAGGCTACCTCCCGATATCAACCTTAATGAGGCGCATGAGATAGCTAGTAAACTAGAGGAGTTGATAAGGAAAGAGTTGAAGTGGGAGGCAACGATACATGTAGAGCCATATAAGGACTAA
- a CDS encoding rhomboid family intramembrane serine protease: protein MVVVPGERIHVRGSSRVTTLIILVNVLVYFYTSYPNLFLESTNESIYLLGFTPATLFTNPLQGVARIFTAMFTHADLFHIFFNMYFLWLFGRRVESIIGSWRYLLLYLTSGIAAVLFHVAIIPVGGYDSLVVPAVGASGAISGVLGSYLLMFPNTRLMWCMFFLFLPYCFPVSTSVFLLIWFAEQVLYGYLRLGGVAYFAHVGGFVAGIALTYIATKSIIEQYKSSYTYDYIYGWLEEIGIVFRRPRGLGKITKTILTVLLLLVAAGFAYGLYFINTTPPLTYLLNVSANGSNDTVSLVVYQSSVDVSYSSVDSVRILLNRLTPVLYNPSLANTSETYDKNYNVNIQGIRVPIHLRMNAVYDEVGVMRYGSGEMYTRVVNIDMYGNAVIGDAISIDFVLDSMRLNTVPFLSIGGVLALGITIYSVLSLRRADEIAMVTGEAPSLPYY from the coding sequence ATGGTTGTTGTACCCGGTGAGAGAATCCATGTAAGAGGTTCCTCTAGAGTTACAACCCTTATAATACTGGTTAATGTATTAGTCTACTTCTACACCAGCTACCCTAATTTATTCCTTGAATCCACAAATGAGAGCATATACTTATTGGGCTTCACACCAGCCACATTATTCACTAACCCGTTGCAGGGGGTTGCAAGAATATTTACAGCGATGTTCACGCATGCTGATTTATTCCATATATTCTTCAACATGTACTTCCTATGGCTATTCGGCAGGAGGGTTGAGAGCATCATTGGATCCTGGAGGTATCTACTACTATATCTAACCTCAGGCATTGCAGCCGTGTTATTCCATGTAGCCATAATACCTGTCGGAGGATATGATTCACTGGTAGTCCCGGCTGTAGGCGCCTCAGGAGCGATAAGCGGTGTACTGGGGTCCTACCTATTAATGTTCCCTAATACAAGGCTCATGTGGTGCATGTTCTTCTTGTTCCTACCATACTGCTTCCCGGTCTCTACATCTGTATTCCTCTTGATATGGTTTGCTGAACAGGTGTTATATGGGTATCTGAGGCTTGGAGGTGTTGCTTACTTCGCTCATGTCGGCGGCTTCGTCGCCGGCATTGCTCTAACATATATAGCTACGAAGAGTATTATAGAACAGTATAAGTCCAGCTACACCTACGACTACATATACGGGTGGCTCGAGGAGATCGGGATAGTTTTCAGAAGACCACGGGGACTAGGTAAGATAACTAAGACCATACTCACAGTACTACTTCTTCTTGTGGCCGCAGGCTTCGCTTATGGCTTATACTTCATCAATACCACACCCCCATTAACCTACCTTCTCAACGTCTCAGCCAACGGCTCCAATGATACTGTCTCACTGGTCGTCTACCAGAGTAGCGTGGATGTTTCATATAGTAGTGTGGATAGTGTTAGGATATTATTGAATAGACTTACTCCCGTACTATATAATCCGAGCCTAGCCAACACTAGTGAGACATATGATAAGAACTATAATGTGAATATCCAGGGGATTCGGGTACCCATTCACCTCAGGATGAACGCTGTATACGATGAGGTAGGGGTTATGAGGTATGGTAGTGGTGAAATGTATACCAGGGTAGTGAACATTGATATGTATGGTAACGCCGTAATAGGTGATGCTATATCCATCGACTTCGTGCTGGACTCTATGAGACTGAATACAGTACCATTTTTAAGCATCGGCGGAGTCCTAGCATTAGGGATCACTATTTACTCAGTTCTATCCCTTAGGAGGGCTGATGAAATAGCAATGGTTACTGGGGAAGCCCCTTCATTACCTTACTACTAG
- a CDS encoding DUF2070 family protein — protein MKLYRPKTAVGRYYSILFSLPHWELLAAVLIGVSVIALYGLRERAVPLLLNAVLIILFLEAYRAFYPLTVFHKLKRIIGLSLTVLIYTLIYYLLLGDWILVVAASSTIVITVIQGLDGTKWWRYIIAVAPSFTSIVLSMWITSGVVSHTGLVKAFSLILLFIITDYLIYLVMGRHRINGYKAPDLGSLFLQNWLERRKDIEKVIDELSTSEGVHPRLIFMDDLLIIYTDLHYGPFSNTGSSELPGELKKLFSSLGYSVVALHGFGSHDRNLASSRYLRDYVRKIYTAVIDADKTKLRYHGALKLTGGDSWEALALVFDRLTIVFVSRPVKGIDDVPYNLFFRYNVIARKRGLGDLILVDAHNWEKQEDFNLGELDKLLDEVVEKAIELKKRPPVEVLFRYKCFETSAPGLIQGNACIIEVTGEGRERVVLLYLRGNNMKPGSRDKLIDVLGKTTGADYVEVFTNDEHSETGVRSSLAYIPIHDSPELLRDTEVAARELVGMPYRLGAWHSSTRFDTKLMGYTAVMLEKLLMASYIEASILLLSYAFLLPILLAVFKIAH, from the coding sequence ATGAAGCTATACAGGCCTAAGACGGCTGTAGGCAGGTACTACTCAATCCTGTTCTCTCTGCCCCACTGGGAGCTTCTGGCGGCTGTATTGATAGGGGTTTCAGTTATAGCCCTGTATGGGCTTAGAGAACGTGCTGTTCCCCTACTATTGAACGCTGTATTAATCATTCTGTTTCTAGAGGCTTATCGAGCGTTCTATCCTTTAACTGTTTTCCATAAGTTGAAGAGGATAATTGGTTTATCGCTGACCGTGCTTATATATACATTAATATACTACCTGCTACTCGGAGACTGGATCCTTGTCGTGGCGGCATCGTCAACGATAGTTATAACTGTGATCCAGGGTCTCGACGGCACCAAGTGGTGGAGATATATTATAGCGGTTGCACCATCTTTCACATCCATAGTGCTCTCAATGTGGATTACAAGCGGTGTTGTTTCACATACTGGTTTAGTAAAGGCTTTTTCACTAATACTGTTATTCATTATAACTGACTACTTAATATACCTCGTCATGGGTAGGCATAGGATCAATGGTTATAAGGCACCTGATCTCGGATCGCTCTTTCTACAAAACTGGCTTGAGAGGAGAAAGGATATCGAGAAGGTGATTGATGAGCTGTCAACCAGTGAGGGCGTTCACCCAAGGCTGATCTTCATGGATGACCTCTTAATAATATATACTGATCTACATTACGGCCCATTCTCGAACACGGGTAGCAGTGAGCTACCCGGCGAATTAAAGAAGTTGTTCTCCAGTCTAGGCTACTCGGTTGTAGCGCTCCACGGCTTCGGATCACATGATAGAAACCTGGCATCCTCAAGGTATCTGAGGGACTATGTGAGGAAAATATATACAGCCGTGATCGATGCCGATAAAACCAAGCTTAGATACCATGGTGCTTTAAAGCTAACAGGTGGAGACAGCTGGGAGGCCCTTGCACTGGTTTTCGATAGGTTGACAATAGTCTTCGTCTCGAGGCCGGTGAAGGGGATAGATGATGTACCCTACAACCTGTTCTTCCGCTACAACGTGATAGCGAGGAAGAGGGGGTTAGGCGACTTAATACTGGTTGACGCCCATAACTGGGAGAAACAAGAGGACTTCAACCTCGGTGAGCTGGATAAACTACTCGATGAAGTAGTTGAGAAAGCCATAGAGCTGAAGAAGCGGCCGCCTGTCGAGGTATTATTCAGGTACAAGTGCTTTGAGACCAGCGCCCCCGGGCTTATACAGGGGAATGCATGCATCATCGAGGTTACCGGGGAGGGTAGGGAGCGGGTTGTCCTACTGTATCTACGCGGTAACAACATGAAGCCTGGTTCTCGAGATAAGCTTATCGATGTCCTCGGGAAGACCACCGGAGCTGATTACGTAGAGGTATTCACAAATGATGAGCATAGTGAGACAGGTGTTAGATCATCGTTAGCATACATTCCAATACATGATTCACCTGAGTTGCTCAGGGATACTGAAGTGGCTGCCAGGGAGTTAGTGGGTATGCCATATAGGCTTGGGGCATGGCATTCTTCGACAAGGTTTGACACCAAGTTGATGGGTTATACAGCCGTAATGCTGGAGAAGCTGTTAATGGCCTCCTATATAGAGGCATCGATCCTACTGTTATCCTATGCTTTCCTTCTACCAATTCTCCTAGCCGTCTTTAAAATAGCTCATTAA
- a CDS encoding nitroreductase family protein: protein MSEILLELLKSRRSIRRFKPEPPPRDLVLKAIDVARYAPSARNSQPWRFIIIEDPVIRQRLGGIHIYARPVLNAPLAVVVACMNEESPTSYILDCANATIYFMLAAHALGLGTVWIQTLRNVKEIREILGLPDNVTPVSLLAVGYPAENPVLRPRKPLEEVVYLNKYGEPLKI from the coding sequence GTGAGCGAGATATTACTTGAGCTACTTAAATCGAGGCGCAGCATAAGAAGGTTCAAGCCTGAACCTCCTCCAAGAGACCTGGTCTTAAAAGCAATAGATGTAGCCAGGTATGCCCCGAGCGCTAGGAACAGCCAACCCTGGAGATTCATAATAATCGAGGACCCGGTTATCAGGCAAAGGCTCGGCGGGATACATATATATGCGAGGCCAGTGTTAAATGCCCCCCTCGCAGTAGTGGTTGCATGCATGAATGAGGAATCACCGACATCATACATCCTCGACTGCGCTAACGCAACAATATACTTCATGCTAGCAGCCCACGCCCTTGGATTAGGCACAGTATGGATCCAGACACTAAGGAATGTAAAAGAGATCAGGGAGATACTTGGTCTCCCAGACAATGTTACCCCGGTTTCCCTACTAGCTGTCGGATACCCTGCTGAAAACCCTGTCCTAAGACCGAGGAAGCCCCTAGAGGAAGTAGTCTACTTAAACAAGTATGGAGAGCCCTTAAAAATCTAG
- a CDS encoding glycosyltransferase yields MHMGQPVEMGVLTALFTVLYGLILLVAGKLVLKVMISIGGGLLGGYIAYLTMLRMGFGTLGSLAVFLLVFIIISLVSWFLFKIVLSILAAAPLWLIIAGGLGLSYSSLPALLILVILVALLYIISEKLVSVAASTAGLFMLYLGLSSLVNPLVALTVTVIALLLRIYLYVAFKW; encoded by the coding sequence ATGCATATGGGTCAACCAGTGGAAATGGGTGTCTTAACCGCGTTATTTACTGTATTATATGGATTAATCCTTCTAGTAGCCGGTAAACTCGTTTTAAAGGTGATGATTTCAATCGGGGGAGGGCTTCTAGGAGGGTATATAGCATATTTAACTATGTTACGCATGGGCTTTGGGACCCTGGGCTCGCTGGCTGTATTCCTCCTGGTATTTATAATTATATCACTTGTAAGCTGGTTCCTGTTTAAAATAGTGCTTTCAATATTGGCTGCAGCGCCATTATGGCTCATTATAGCAGGGGGTCTCGGGCTTTCCTACTCGAGTCTCCCAGCCTTATTAATACTGGTTATCCTTGTTGCATTATTATACATTATATCAGAGAAATTGGTGAGCGTTGCTGCTTCCACGGCTGGGTTATTTATGTTGTACCTGGGACTCTCCAGCTTGGTTAATCCCCTGGTGGCTCTTACAGTAACTGTAATAGCATTACTTCTCCGCATATACCTATATGTAGCGTTCAAATGGTGA